One Macadamia integrifolia cultivar HAES 741 unplaced genomic scaffold, SCU_Mint_v3 scaffold876, whole genome shotgun sequence genomic window carries:
- the LOC122070287 gene encoding pentatricopeptide repeat-containing protein At1g33350-like yields MPSASPEVPCERNLNKYVLYLLDKCNHLNHLKQLQAFLLSLGHGQTPFYAFKLVRLCTLTIANLDYARFIFDHLHSPNIYLYTAMITAYTSKPDHRSALLLYRTMIRRGRSKPNHFIFPQVLKSSSVISETQGTKTIHTQILRSGFGGYPILKTALLDTYSRLCLDLVAARQLFDEMGERNVVSWTAMISGYARLGQIGNAILLFEDMPERDVPSWNAVIAGCTQNGLFTEAISLLRRMVVLAGWDKRPNQITVVCALSACGHLGMLQLGKWIHGYIYRNSLGPNSFVSNGLVDMYGKCGSLKEARKVFYETSERSLTSWNSMINSLALHGQSESAIAVFEEMIGCEGVVHPDGITFVGLLNACAHGGLVEQGCNYFTSMSQDYGIEPQIEHYGCLIDLLGRAGCFTEAMEVIRRMGIEPDEVVWGSLLNGCKIHGCMDLAKFSIQKLIDIDPHNAGYVMLANIYGEAGNWEEMRKVKKMLQEKGVTKTPGCSWIEIDNQVHQFYSADKMHPGTEEIYRILESLVSLY; encoded by the coding sequence ATGCCCTCTGCGAGTCCTGAAGTTCCCTGCGAACGAAACCTAAACAAGTATGTGTTGTATCTGTTGGACAAATGCAATCATCTCAATCATCTCAAGCAGCTCCAGGCCTTCCTTCTATCCCTCGGCCATGGCCAGACTCCATTTTATGCTTTCAAGCTTGTTCGCTTATGCACTCTCACCATTGCCAACCTCGACTATGCTCGTTTCATCTTCGATCACCTCCATTCCCCCAATATCTACCTCTATACGGCCATGATTACGGCCTATACGTCCAAGCCCGATCACAGGTCGGCCCTTCTCTTGTACCGGACTATGATCCGTCGTGGTCGTTCTAAGCCCAATCATTTCATCTTTCCCCAAGTATTAAAATCTTCTTCGGTGATCTCTGAAACACAGGGGACTAAAACAATACATACCCAGATTTTGAGATCGGGTTTTGGTGGGTACCCAATTTTGAAAACTGCCCTGCTTGATACTTATTCGAGGTTATGCTTGGACCTTGTAGCCGCGCGGCAGTTGTTCGACGAAATGGGTGAGAGAAATGTCGTGTCTTGGACGGCTATGATTTCGGGGTATGCACGGCTTGGACAGATTGGAAACGCTATTTTGCTTTTTGAAGATATGCCCGAGAGAGATGTTCCATCTTGGAATGCTGTCATAGCTGGGTGCACCCAGAATGGTCTGTTTACAGAGGCTATTTCTCTCTTAAGAAGAATGGTTGTTCTTGCAGGTTGGGACAAGAGGCCGAATCAAATTACTGTTGTATGCGCACTGTCGGCTTGTGGTCATTTGGGCATGCTTCAGCTAGGTAAATGGATCCATGGATACATCTATAGGAACAGCCTTGGTCCCAATTCGTTTGTCTCAAATGGTCTTGTGGATATGTATGGTAAATGTGGGAGtttaaaggaagcaagaaaGGTTTTTTATGAGACATCAGAAAGAAGCTTGACTTCTTGGAATTCCATGATCAATTCCCTTGCACTCCATGGGCAAAGTGAAAGTGCAATTGCTGTGTTTGAGGAGATGATTGGGTGTGAAGGTGTAGTGCACCCAGATGGCATCACCTTTGTTGGTTTGTTGAATGCTTGTGCTCATGGTGGATTGGTGGAGCAAGGTTGTAATTATTTCACTTCCATGAGTCAGGATTATGGAATTGAGCCTCAAATTGAGCACTATGGATGTCTGATAGACCTTCTTGGTCGAGCTGGTTGCTTCACTGAAGCCATGGAAGTTATCAGAAGGATGGGTATTGAACCTGATGAAGTTGTTTGGGGTTCTTTGCTTAATGGTTGTAAGATTCATGGTTGCATGGATTTGGCTAAATTTTCAATACAAAAATTGATTGACATTGATCCACATAATGCAGGTTATGTAATGTTGGCCAATATTTATGGTGAGGCAGGGAATTGGGAAGAGAtgaggaaagtgaagaagatgtTGCAAGAGAAGGGAGTAACAAAAACGCCAGGATGCAGCTGGATTGAGATTGATAACCAAGTCCATCAATTTTACTCTGCTGATAAGATGCATCCTGGGACAGAGGAAATATACAGGATTTTGGAAAGTTTGGTTAGTTTGTATTAG